In Streptomyces sp. SLBN-118, the following are encoded in one genomic region:
- a CDS encoding 3-oxoacyl-ACP synthase III family protein, translating into MEKAPKFDLAKITGMMERRVADDALESPEDSLTMAVAAARDCLERSRYAAGEIDVVISCSISRLADGRRLQFEPSFAFRIAGELGAFKAIHFDVSNACAGMTTGVLLLDRMIRSGAVRNGLVVSGEQITPIAFTAAREMEDSRDEQFASMSVGDSAAAVVMDCAVDERDIIHDVELMTCSQYSHLCLGMPSDDTGGLAMYTNNKEMHAQDRLSLWPAFHRDQLAERGSTFAGEGYDFVIQHQVGSRFVDFINLVGRRQFGVPMPQSLSVLDRFANTATTSHYLVLHQALAEGWIPKGSKVLMVPAASGVVTGFLSATVSSLEV; encoded by the coding sequence TTGGAGAAGGCTCCGAAGTTCGACCTCGCGAAGATCACGGGAATGATGGAGCGGCGTGTAGCCGATGATGCTCTGGAGAGCCCAGAGGACAGCCTGACGATGGCTGTTGCGGCCGCCCGGGACTGTCTGGAGCGCTCGCGCTACGCCGCTGGGGAGATTGATGTTGTGATCTCCTGCTCTATCAGTCGGCTTGCGGATGGACGTCGTCTGCAGTTCGAGCCGTCATTCGCATTTCGTATTGCTGGTGAGCTCGGCGCGTTCAAGGCCATCCACTTTGATGTGTCCAATGCTTGTGCGGGAATGACGACGGGTGTTCTTCTGCTGGACCGGATGATTCGCTCCGGCGCCGTACGTAACGGGCTGGTGGTCAGCGGTGAGCAGATCACGCCCATTGCCTTCACCGCGGCGCGCGAGATGGAGGACAGCCGCGACGAGCAGTTCGCATCCATGTCGGTGGGTGATTCCGCTGCCGCTGTCGTGATGGATTGTGCCGTGGACGAGCGGGATATCATTCACGATGTTGAGTTGATGACGTGCTCTCAGTATTCGCACCTGTGTCTGGGGATGCCGAGTGATGATACGGGTGGCTTGGCGATGTATACGAACAACAAGGAGATGCATGCGCAGGACCGGCTTTCCTTGTGGCCTGCTTTCCATCGCGACCAGCTCGCCGAGCGGGGCAGCACATTTGCAGGCGAGGGATACGACTTCGTAATCCAGCATCAAGTGGGCAGCCGCTTCGTCGACTTCATCAATTTGGTGGGTAGGCGCCAGTTTGGAGTGCCCATGCCGCAGTCGTTGAGTGTCCTCGACAGGTTTGCGAACACTGCGACCACTTCCCACTACTTGGTGCTGCATCAGGCACTTGCGGAGGGTTGGATACCCAAGGGCTCGAAGGTGCTCATGGTGCCCGCCGCCTCGGGTGTGGTGACCGGTTTTCTGTCCGCGACCGTTTCCTCTCTGGAGGTATGA
- a CDS encoding helix-turn-helix transcriptional regulator, with the protein MPSLVGAAAHAQGLLDSDLDALRVAVQAYRGSPRKLAVASALEDAAKAEHAVGRRSAASVFGQEALGIYDSLGVVRAAERVKALLRGVGVRHMTPRPGDDTGWGALTRAERRVAELVTQGMTNHAVAAALSVSPHTVDSHLRKVFRKLGVTSRVGLTRLALRKDHEKS; encoded by the coding sequence GTGCCATCTCTTGTCGGTGCTGCAGCCCATGCGCAGGGTTTGCTGGACTCTGACCTGGATGCGTTGCGGGTTGCGGTGCAGGCGTATCGGGGCAGCCCCCGGAAGCTTGCCGTTGCGTCTGCGTTGGAGGACGCCGCTAAGGCTGAGCATGCTGTCGGTCGCCGGAGTGCGGCATCTGTGTTCGGGCAGGAAGCCTTGGGCATTTACGACAGCCTGGGTGTAGTGCGTGCTGCCGAGCGGGTGAAGGCTCTTCTGCGCGGCGTAGGTGTGCGTCATATGACGCCGCGACCTGGCGACGATACCGGCTGGGGTGCGCTGACCCGGGCGGAGCGTCGGGTGGCTGAACTCGTGACACAGGGGATGACCAATCACGCAGTCGCCGCTGCTCTGTCGGTCTCGCCACACACCGTCGACAGTCACTTGCGAAAAGTGTTCAGGAAGCTTGGCGTCACCAGTCGAGTGGGGCTTACCCGTCTGGCGTTGCGCAAAGATCACGAGAAGTCGTGA
- a CDS encoding transposase yields MCGLRTRYSTDLSDAEWGILFPLVPAVKSGGRPAKHARREILNALAYWLRAGCAWRLLLHDLPPWQTVANYWRRWQKDGVSGLCLVRTGSRPSS; encoded by the coding sequence GTGTGCGGGCTGCGTACCCGATACTCGACGGATCTTTCTGATGCGGAGTGGGGGATCCTGTTTCCGCTGGTTCCGGCTGTCAAGTCTGGTGGGCGACCAGCGAAGCACGCACGGCGGGAGATCCTCAACGCGCTGGCCTACTGGCTGCGAGCCGGCTGCGCCTGGAGACTCTTGCTGCATGATTTGCCACCGTGGCAGACGGTGGCAAACTACTGGCGGCGCTGGCAGAAGGATGGCGTGAGCGGATTGTGTCTCGTCCGTACAGGCAGCAGGCCCTCCAGCTGA
- a CDS encoding GH92 family glycosyl hydrolase, whose translation MFHRLAHRPQAKGLRSLGRSFLAAVTGTALVALALAGTGTPAASAADAPPYDLTTVVNPLIGTKTEGNTFPGATLPFGMVQVSPDTGSGVGYNYDHTKIRGFSQTHLSGVGCNAGTQIPFMPTTGAVTSVDPSLYGQAFDHGKEKATPGYYSVDMPNSVKAELTATMRTGWQRYTFPAGAAANVLVNTGEVKGNRNGASDSKLSVVGSDTVEGYVSTKDFCGSSPAYTAYFSAKFSRSFTSFGTWSGSTLNAGTRETSGAGARGGWVSFGTGTGDVTVKLGLSYTGIDGARRNLATETDASGFDFTKIQQAAHDTWNNKLHKIDIYGGTTDRQTSFYTALYHSLLHPNVQSDVDGRYMGFDKTPHTAVGYTPYQTFSLWDTYRAQNQLVALLEPTVARDYGLSLLAVDKELGWLPRWSLYNTETNTMTGDPVTPFLVDLWSRGLLSGHEEEAYQALLKNATGTPPSGIGLNGRNGNSSYKSRGYVASGMTCTPNNEYDKDCEHPASATLEYAVADASLAIMARALGHSDDANTLAARGQNYRSLFDNSLGFFRPRNSDGAWVSPYNPTDGAHQFHEAGAYQYQWLVPQDPTGLIGLLGGKAGANSRLDEFFAYNDLLANPSQAARTKWVNGAYDYYSFKTYNPNNEPDLLAPYMYLYTGQPYKTATVTRAAFTLFTNAPDGVTGNDDLGTMSAWYVFSSLGIYPLMNGANFYGISTPQFDQTRVTIGSYGATQGGNLWISAPNVSDTNRYITGAVLGGNSFTKTWVSHADIAHGGNLGYTLSGAPGTWGTGAGDAPPSVNSATKPSVNLALNKPATGSAPCSATETVDKAFNGSVSGGNSDKFCSKASQSWLQVDLGSVQSVRSFTVRHAGVGGEPASYNTRAFTIETSPDGVTWTTAVTVSDNTADVTTHPIAARTARYVRLNAAPTQSSDPATRIYELEVYGS comes from the coding sequence ATGTTCCATCGCCTCGCCCACCGTCCACAGGCAAAGGGTCTGAGATCACTCGGCCGTTCGTTCCTCGCCGCAGTGACCGGCACAGCCCTTGTCGCCTTGGCCCTGGCGGGAACAGGTACCCCGGCAGCCTCGGCGGCCGACGCGCCGCCGTACGATCTGACCACGGTGGTCAATCCCTTGATCGGAACCAAGACGGAGGGTAACACCTTCCCCGGAGCCACCCTGCCGTTCGGCATGGTGCAGGTCAGCCCCGACACCGGCTCGGGCGTCGGCTACAACTACGACCACACGAAGATCCGAGGCTTCTCCCAGACCCACCTGTCCGGTGTCGGCTGCAATGCCGGAACCCAGATCCCGTTCATGCCCACCACAGGAGCCGTCACTTCCGTCGACCCCTCCCTCTACGGACAGGCGTTCGACCACGGCAAGGAAAAGGCGACACCGGGTTACTACTCCGTTGACATGCCGAACAGCGTGAAGGCCGAGCTGACCGCTACCATGCGCACCGGCTGGCAGCGCTATACCTTCCCCGCAGGTGCTGCCGCGAACGTGCTCGTCAACACCGGTGAGGTCAAGGGCAATCGCAACGGGGCCAGCGACTCGAAGCTGTCGGTCGTCGGCAGTGACACGGTCGAGGGCTATGTCAGCACGAAGGACTTCTGCGGCAGCTCACCGGCCTACACGGCCTACTTCTCCGCGAAGTTCAGCCGGTCCTTCACCTCCTTCGGCACCTGGTCGGGGTCGACCCTCAACGCGGGCACCCGTGAGACGAGCGGTGCCGGCGCTCGGGGCGGCTGGGTGAGCTTCGGCACCGGAACGGGCGATGTCACGGTCAAGCTCGGCCTGTCCTACACGGGCATCGACGGAGCCCGCCGCAATCTGGCGACGGAGACTGACGCCTCGGGCTTCGACTTCACCAAGATCCAGCAAGCGGCCCACGACACATGGAACAACAAGCTGCACAAGATTGATATATACGGCGGCACCACCGACCGTCAGACATCCTTCTACACCGCCCTGTATCACTCACTCCTGCACCCCAACGTGCAAAGCGACGTCGACGGCCGCTACATGGGCTTCGACAAAACCCCTCACACCGCAGTGGGATACACCCCCTACCAGACGTTCTCGCTGTGGGACACCTACCGTGCCCAGAACCAGCTCGTCGCGTTGCTGGAGCCGACCGTCGCCCGCGACTACGGCCTGTCACTGCTCGCGGTCGACAAGGAACTCGGCTGGCTACCACGGTGGTCGCTGTACAACACCGAGACCAACACGATGACCGGTGACCCGGTCACCCCCTTCCTGGTGGACCTCTGGTCCCGCGGACTGCTCAGCGGCCACGAGGAAGAGGCGTACCAAGCATTGCTCAAGAACGCCACCGGCACACCGCCCAGTGGCATTGGCCTCAACGGCCGCAACGGCAACTCCTCCTACAAGTCGCGGGGATACGTTGCCAGCGGCATGACGTGCACCCCCAATAACGAATACGACAAGGACTGCGAACACCCCGCGTCGGCCACACTGGAGTACGCAGTCGCCGACGCAAGCCTGGCGATCATGGCCAGGGCTCTGGGGCACAGCGACGACGCCAACACCCTCGCCGCACGCGGCCAGAACTACCGCAGTCTCTTCGACAACTCCCTGGGATTCTTCCGGCCCCGCAACAGCGACGGCGCATGGGTCTCGCCCTACAACCCCACTGACGGGGCACACCAGTTCCACGAGGCCGGCGCCTACCAGTACCAGTGGCTGGTGCCGCAGGACCCGACGGGCCTGATCGGCCTCCTGGGAGGCAAGGCCGGCGCCAACTCCCGGCTGGACGAGTTCTTCGCCTACAACGACCTGCTGGCCAACCCGTCCCAAGCCGCCAGGACCAAGTGGGTCAACGGAGCCTACGACTACTACAGCTTCAAGACCTACAACCCCAACAACGAACCGGACCTGCTGGCCCCGTACATGTACCTGTACACCGGACAGCCGTACAAGACGGCCACCGTGACGCGGGCCGCCTTCACGCTGTTCACCAACGCCCCCGACGGCGTCACCGGCAACGACGATCTGGGCACCATGTCCGCCTGGTACGTCTTCTCATCCCTCGGCATATATCCGCTGATGAACGGCGCCAACTTCTACGGCATCAGCACCCCGCAGTTCGACCAGACGAGAGTCACGATCGGCTCGTACGGGGCCACCCAGGGCGGCAACCTGTGGATCAGCGCACCCAACGTCAGCGACACCAACCGCTACATAACGGGTGCGGTGCTCGGCGGCAACTCGTTCACCAAGACGTGGGTGTCTCACGCTGACATCGCCCACGGCGGCAACCTCGGGTACACCCTGTCCGGCGCACCAGGCACCTGGGGCACAGGTGCCGGCGACGCACCGCCCTCCGTCAACAGCGCAACAAAGCCTTCGGTAAACCTGGCGTTGAACAAGCCGGCGACCGGATCGGCTCCGTGCTCGGCCACGGAGACGGTGGACAAGGCATTCAACGGGTCGGTGTCCGGCGGGAACTCCGACAAATTCTGCTCCAAGGCATCGCAGTCCTGGCTTCAGGTGGATCTTGGATCCGTGCAGTCGGTCAGGAGCTTCACTGTCAGGCACGCCGGCGTCGGCGGTGAACCGGCCTCGTACAACACGCGGGCGTTCACGATCGAGACGTCGCCGGACGGCGTGACCTGGACGACAGCGGTGACGGTCTCGGACAACACCGCGGACGTCACCACACACCCGATCGCTGCCCGCACTGCCCGCTACGTCAGGTTGAACGCCGCTCCCACCCAGAGCAGTGACCCCGCAACACGTATCTATGAGCTGGAGGTATACGGCTCCTAG
- a CDS encoding carbohydrate ABC transporter permease has translation MTASTITRTPADHAPGPAHVARYGLGRRSPIARFTTFALLLFFMALVLMPAYVLIVTSLKSGQEIGVNGQWNLPEHWTFSSWEKAWTSLRPSFVRTFELAVPVALISSLLGAANGFVLSRWRFPGADVVFTLILFGMFIPYQAVMIPLRQIVHEVGLPPGIPTLVFVHCVYGIPICTLIFRNFYATTVPMELIEACRIDGAGLLRAFTSVILPISAPGFVVTVIWQFTSAWNDYLFAIFLSNTGNGPITIALNALAGAQSPDYAASMAGALIASLPTLLVYIVLGRWFIGGLMAGSVKN, from the coding sequence ATGACCGCCAGTACCATCACCCGTACTCCGGCCGACCACGCGCCAGGACCGGCCCACGTTGCCCGATACGGACTGGGGCGCCGGTCGCCGATCGCGCGCTTCACCACCTTCGCCCTCCTTCTGTTCTTCATGGCCCTCGTGTTGATGCCGGCCTACGTCCTCATCGTGACGAGTCTCAAGTCCGGTCAGGAGATCGGCGTCAACGGCCAGTGGAACCTGCCTGAGCACTGGACGTTCTCCTCCTGGGAGAAGGCATGGACCTCGCTGCGGCCCTCGTTCGTCCGCACCTTCGAGCTGGCGGTACCGGTCGCTCTGATCTCCTCGTTGCTGGGCGCGGCCAACGGGTTCGTGCTGTCGCGCTGGCGGTTCCCCGGTGCGGATGTCGTGTTCACGCTGATCCTCTTCGGGATGTTCATTCCCTACCAGGCCGTCATGATCCCGCTGCGGCAGATAGTCCACGAGGTCGGCTTGCCACCGGGCATCCCAACGCTGGTCTTCGTCCACTGCGTCTACGGCATCCCGATCTGCACGCTGATCTTCCGGAACTTCTACGCGACGACGGTTCCGATGGAGCTGATCGAAGCCTGCCGGATCGACGGTGCGGGCCTGCTCCGCGCGTTCACCTCGGTCATCCTCCCGATCTCCGCGCCTGGCTTCGTCGTCACGGTCATCTGGCAGTTCACCTCAGCCTGGAACGACTACCTGTTCGCCATTTTCCTGTCGAACACGGGCAACGGCCCCATCACGATCGCACTCAACGCCCTGGCCGGCGCCCAGTCGCCGGACTATGCCGCCTCGATGGCCGGCGCCCTCATCGCCTCCCTCCCGACGCTGCTCGTATACATCGTCCTCGGCCGATGGTTCATCGGCGGCCTCATGGCCGGCTCGGTCAAGAACTGA
- a CDS encoding carbohydrate ABC transporter permease, translating to MKTNGKRAKPRPRRAPYPWWGSGLVLLSPSLVLLAIFVYGLIGWTAKLAVSDEHDAMGSKGFAGLDNFTALFTDDINDRFVHSLGNLLTFTVVFMGGALLMGLLWAFLLDRGVRGEGLFRAIYLFPMAVSFVASGVVWRWLMNSGTGDAAGGLNRVFSGLHLGFLENPWWTDPDWGMAAMALPAIWQLSGYVMALFLSGFRGIPSELREAAAVDGATGYQLYRYVLFPQLTPTALSALIILGHMSMKMFDLIMSVSGAQWITEVPAVYVWQTLLTSDYAKAAAISIILLFLVALVIVPYLIYNNRVERRSS from the coding sequence ATGAAAACAAACGGGAAGCGGGCCAAGCCCCGCCCGAGGCGCGCACCGTACCCCTGGTGGGGGTCGGGGCTCGTCCTGCTCTCACCGTCGCTCGTCCTGCTTGCGATCTTCGTCTACGGGCTGATCGGCTGGACCGCCAAGCTGGCCGTCAGCGATGAGCACGACGCGATGGGAAGCAAAGGCTTCGCGGGCCTGGACAACTTCACGGCCCTGTTCACCGATGACATCAACGACCGGTTCGTCCACTCACTCGGGAATCTGCTGACGTTCACCGTCGTGTTCATGGGTGGTGCACTGCTCATGGGGCTGCTGTGGGCGTTCCTCCTCGACCGCGGTGTGCGCGGTGAGGGTCTCTTCCGCGCCATATATCTCTTTCCCATGGCGGTCTCCTTCGTGGCGTCCGGTGTCGTGTGGCGCTGGCTGATGAACTCCGGTACCGGCGACGCCGCAGGCGGCCTCAACCGCGTCTTTTCGGGCCTCCACCTCGGCTTCCTCGAGAACCCCTGGTGGACCGACCCCGACTGGGGCATGGCCGCCATGGCCCTGCCCGCCATCTGGCAGCTCTCCGGATACGTCATGGCGCTGTTCCTGTCCGGCTTCCGCGGCATCCCCTCCGAACTGCGCGAAGCAGCGGCGGTCGACGGCGCCACCGGCTACCAGCTCTACAGGTACGTACTGTTCCCGCAGCTCACGCCTACCGCTCTGTCGGCCCTGATCATCCTCGGCCATATGTCGATGAAGATGTTCGACCTCATCATGTCGGTCTCCGGCGCCCAGTGGATCACCGAGGTCCCCGCCGTCTACGTGTGGCAGACCCTGCTTACCAGCGACTACGCCAAGGCTGCCGCGATCTCGATCATCCTGCTGTTCCTCGTGGCACTCGTGATCGTCCCTTACCTCATCTACAACAACCGGGTGGAGCGCCGCTCATCATGA
- a CDS encoding ABC transporter substrate-binding protein: protein MRLSTRAAIAAAGLALTLTATGCGADDGDGGTSNDGNGSKKVEVFTWWADGGEKAGLDGLVSQFKTDCGQYQFENGAIAGGAGANAKQVLASRLQQNDPPDTFQAHAGAELSDYIKNGQIEDLSSEYKEWGLTSAFPKGLIDSLTVDGKIYSVPANIHRANVLWGNKTVLSKAGITNPATTLQEFFTQLDTLKSKGTAAPLALGKDWTQQMLFEAVLISDLGPDKFIGLWNNKTDWAGSAVTDAINDYKKLLSYTNKDRDTFDWTDAEKLVMEGKAAYMLMGDWAAADLDTKGFTDYNYSSFPGNGNAYQWLADSFVLPKGAKNPSGTKCWLKTLGSAAGQKAFNTKKGSIPARTDAVASDYPPYQQSAIGDWVMGVPVPSCPHGSACSQGWQGAVNSAQGKFSGDGDVANLQSALVAAAKQFAAQ from the coding sequence ATGCGTCTCAGCACCCGTGCAGCCATCGCCGCGGCCGGCCTGGCCCTGACCCTGACAGCCACCGGTTGTGGCGCCGATGACGGCGACGGCGGCACCAGCAATGACGGTAACGGCAGCAAGAAGGTCGAGGTCTTCACCTGGTGGGCCGATGGCGGCGAGAAAGCCGGCCTGGACGGCCTGGTCTCGCAGTTCAAGACGGACTGCGGGCAATACCAGTTCGAGAACGGCGCGATCGCCGGCGGTGCCGGCGCCAACGCCAAGCAAGTGCTGGCCTCGCGGCTGCAGCAGAACGATCCACCGGACACCTTCCAGGCGCACGCCGGTGCCGAACTGTCGGACTACATCAAGAACGGGCAGATCGAGGACCTCAGCTCCGAATACAAGGAGTGGGGCCTGACCTCGGCCTTCCCGAAGGGCCTCATCGACAGCCTGACCGTGGACGGAAAGATCTACTCGGTCCCGGCGAACATCCACCGCGCGAACGTGCTGTGGGGGAACAAGACCGTCCTGTCCAAGGCCGGGATCACCAATCCGGCCACGACGCTGCAGGAGTTCTTCACCCAGCTCGACACCCTCAAGTCCAAGGGCACAGCGGCTCCTCTCGCTCTGGGCAAGGACTGGACCCAGCAGATGCTGTTCGAGGCTGTCCTGATCTCCGACCTGGGGCCGGACAAGTTCATCGGTCTGTGGAACAACAAGACCGACTGGGCCGGCTCCGCTGTCACCGACGCGATCAACGACTACAAGAAGCTGCTGTCCTACACCAACAAGGACCGCGACACCTTCGACTGGACCGACGCCGAGAAGCTCGTCATGGAAGGCAAGGCCGCCTACATGCTGATGGGCGACTGGGCGGCCGCCGACCTCGACACCAAGGGCTTCACGGACTACAACTACTCGTCGTTCCCGGGTAACGGCAACGCCTACCAGTGGCTCGCCGATTCCTTCGTCCTGCCGAAGGGTGCCAAGAACCCTTCGGGCACCAAGTGCTGGTTGAAGACGCTCGGCAGCGCGGCAGGGCAGAAGGCGTTCAACACCAAGAAGGGCTCCATCCCGGCCCGCACGGACGCTGTCGCCTCCGACTACCCGCCGTATCAGCAGTCTGCGATCGGCGACTGGGTCATGGGCGTCCCCGTACCGTCCTGCCCGCACGGCTCGGCGTGCTCGCAGGGCTGGCAGGGCGCGGTCAACTCGGCGCAGGGCAAGTTCTCCGGCGACGGAGACGTCGCCAACCTGCAAAGTGCACTCGTCGCCGCGGCGAAGCAGTTCGCGGCTCAGTGA